The following coding sequences are from one uncultured Cohaesibacter sp. window:
- a CDS encoding MarR family transcriptional regulator: MNEIDEQLTRAFLESLTTTSRRLKTLFDARVTEHGLTYARGRALLLLVQYPGITQSELACKLGLEQATVVRLLDRMEEHDLIRRVPDDHDRRAKKLQLTPQGEESGKLVKSIGEAIRQEVFGDIPNEDLRNAIATMNAVSDRMGEKDS; this comes from the coding sequence ATGAATGAGATTGATGAACAATTGACGCGAGCTTTTCTGGAGTCGCTCACTACAACAAGCCGGCGACTAAAAACGCTGTTTGATGCACGCGTTACCGAGCATGGGCTAACTTATGCACGGGGTCGCGCCTTGCTGTTGTTGGTACAATATCCTGGCATTACGCAAAGCGAGCTTGCATGCAAGTTAGGTCTTGAACAGGCAACGGTTGTTCGTCTTCTAGATAGGATGGAAGAACACGATCTTATCCGTCGCGTGCCAGACGATCACGACAGGCGAGCGAAAAAACTCCAGCTTACGCCGCAGGGAGAAGAAAGCGGCAAGCTGGTCAAATCGATTGGGGAGGCCATTCGCCAGGAGGTATTTGGCGATATACCTAATGAAGATCTGAGGAATGCTATTGCGACAATGAACGCAGTCTCGGATCGTATGGGTGAAAAGGACAGCTAG